In Gimesia sp., the following are encoded in one genomic region:
- a CDS encoding sigma-70 family RNA polymerase sigma factor, which yields MAGRTEAFDQLVLKYQDRLYRTLVRILGSSDDARDAAQEGFTQAFFKLNTFRGTAAFYSWLFRIAFNAAITQKRKQKRSATPIDPQENQSGQWLEDPHPDQHPPDVAERTERKQIVHQALNELQEEYRTPLILRELEGLSYGEIAELTDVPLGTVRSRIFRGRNELKQKLNALFQEAPLARVSESDHESSISESK from the coding sequence TTGGCAGGTCGTACTGAGGCGTTTGATCAGCTGGTTCTAAAATATCAGGACCGTCTGTATCGAACGCTGGTGCGGATTCTGGGCTCCAGCGACGATGCGCGCGACGCAGCCCAGGAAGGCTTTACCCAGGCATTTTTCAAGTTGAACACATTCCGGGGAACAGCCGCCTTTTACTCCTGGCTGTTCCGCATCGCTTTTAATGCAGCGATCACCCAGAAACGAAAACAGAAACGATCCGCCACCCCCATTGATCCGCAGGAAAACCAGTCAGGTCAATGGCTGGAAGATCCTCACCCCGACCAACACCCTCCCGACGTGGCAGAACGCACCGAGCGTAAACAGATTGTCCACCAGGCGTTGAATGAATTACAGGAAGAATACCGGACCCCGCTGATTCTGCGGGAGCTGGAAGGTTTGTCTTACGGAGAAATCGCTGAGCTCACTGACGTTCCGCTGGGAACGGTCCGCAGCCGCATTTTTAGAGGAAGGAATGAACTGAAACAGAAACTGAACGCGTTGTTCCAGGAGGCACCCCTGGCCCGTGTTTCCGAGTCTGACCACGAGTCATCTATAAGTGAATCAAAATGA
- the panC gene encoding pantoate--beta-alanine ligase, whose product MDTVAEIPELRQQVRAARQGDAVIGFVPTMGALHQGHASLVEAARKECDFVVVSIFVNPTQFGPNEDFDKYPRTLAADLEKCQAAGADLVWTPTKDMMYPSHFSTHVDVETLTETLEGATRPHHFRGVTTVVTKLLLSCLPDKAYFGAKDYQQQAIVRRMCLDLNLPVEIITCPIIRDTDGLALSSRNAYLSAEERASALSLSRALALAEEQIASGETDLECIKTEMRELLSGTPLIKLDYATIADPDTLEELSNSQSRMVALIAAWSGSTRLIDNRELTADSQA is encoded by the coding sequence ATGGATACGGTTGCTGAAATCCCGGAACTGCGACAGCAAGTACGGGCAGCCCGCCAGGGAGATGCCGTCATCGGTTTTGTGCCAACCATGGGTGCCCTGCATCAGGGACATGCCAGCCTCGTGGAAGCCGCACGAAAAGAGTGCGATTTCGTCGTGGTATCGATCTTCGTGAATCCGACACAGTTCGGCCCGAATGAAGATTTCGACAAGTACCCGCGGACGCTGGCTGCAGACCTGGAGAAATGCCAGGCTGCGGGGGCGGACCTGGTCTGGACGCCGACCAAAGACATGATGTATCCGTCCCACTTCTCAACGCATGTGGATGTGGAGACACTGACGGAGACACTGGAGGGCGCAACCCGGCCGCATCACTTCCGCGGCGTCACGACCGTGGTCACCAAACTCCTGCTCAGCTGTCTGCCCGACAAAGCTTATTTCGGGGCGAAAGATTATCAGCAGCAGGCCATCGTACGGCGGATGTGTCTCGATCTGAATCTTCCGGTGGAAATCATCACGTGCCCTATCATCCGAGACACAGACGGTCTGGCGCTGAGCAGTCGCAATGCTTATCTCTCAGCGGAGGAAAGGGCATCGGCTTTGTCTCTCTCTCGAGCGCTGGCGCTGGCCGAGGAACAAATCGCCTCGGGTGAGACGGATCTCGAGTGCATCAAAACAGAGATGCGGGAGCTGCTGTCGGGAACGCCGTTGATCAAACTCGATTATGCGACGATTGCTGATCCAGACACTCTGGAAGAGCTCTCAAACTCTCAAAGCCGAATGGTCGCGTTGATCGCCGCCTGGTCCGGTTCCACACGATTGATCGATAATCGTGAGCTGACGGCTGATTCGCAGGCTTGA
- a CDS encoding thioredoxin family protein — MKRLPQKLQWAVVGFSLVVVVGICIELLKSDSKASNAESVAEEIKWHQDLETAHQAAMKSNKPVFIVFDASWCTYCRKLEKDTLSDPRMARYLNQAFEPVHLDFDKDREIADTLKVKSIPCTVVLSAEADLLARQVGYSKVPRYHAMLEKARKLQAVIRHIEYSK; from the coding sequence ATGAAACGACTTCCCCAGAAGCTCCAGTGGGCCGTTGTTGGCTTTTCACTTGTCGTCGTGGTTGGCATCTGTATCGAGCTCTTGAAATCCGATTCAAAAGCCTCGAACGCGGAATCAGTCGCGGAGGAGATCAAGTGGCACCAGGACCTGGAAACGGCTCACCAGGCCGCAATGAAGAGTAACAAGCCGGTATTCATCGTATTTGATGCCAGCTGGTGTACTTACTGCCGGAAACTGGAGAAAGATACCCTCTCCGATCCACGGATGGCCCGCTACCTGAATCAGGCATTCGAGCCTGTACACCTCGATTTCGACAAAGACCGGGAAATCGCCGATACTCTGAAGGTGAAATCGATCCCCTGTACAGTCGTCCTGAGTGCAGAAGCAGACCTGCTGGCGCGTCAGGTGGGATATTCCAAAGTTCCCCGCTATCATGCGATGCTGGAAAAAGCCCGCAAATTGCAGGCTGTGATCCGCCACATCGAGTACTCAAAATAA
- a CDS encoding DUF4340 domain-containing protein encodes MNETTRTLTFVGIAVVALIAAFVTDRASQPVELTGYEKVGEEFYPDFTDPTQARALRVVSYDEDSATLKVFNVDYKNGAWRIPSHHDYPADAEDELAETATSLVGVVRGALESRRKSDHERFGVIDPLDESNTNLQGRGQRLTLSKEGGAPLVDFIIGKQVPEQPNEYYVRKVDEDSVYRTKLNVDLSSDFSDWIEPDLLKVDRDRLVEIIVNKYSIDETNRRLVDEELSTLKRKNSSSPWELEGLNTETEKLNTADVNQMINTLVDLKIQGIRPKPAAIAAELKKSGQLQLKNALDFVDLQSKGFIVAQTASGGQQLVSNEGEVIVVTNQGVVYSLYFGEIFTGSTLDIEVGNGSKEKSEKAPAQDAEKADSKEKKAGDKAEEAVEKPGKSEENDAMKTSRYLFVTVTFDPSFIGDPPQKPTKPEKPAETKEKADGDKPADAKATDKKDEKAGEKKPDPEVEYAAAMKKYESALKTYEKQLKEYDEKVIKGQERVQELNQRFADWYYVISANSFEKLRMSRKALVEPADKPEEGAAKPGAGNPALGIPGLNLPGMKAPAQPGGKPAVPKPAPSAKPAPAKSDSKSKPAPAKTEAKPKPAAEKASPKQPESEKKSTDSKPPEKAAGSE; translated from the coding sequence ATGAATGAAACGACAAGAACATTGACCTTTGTGGGAATCGCCGTGGTTGCCTTAATTGCGGCGTTCGTAACCGATCGCGCCTCGCAACCGGTCGAGCTGACGGGTTATGAAAAGGTAGGCGAAGAATTCTATCCGGACTTCACGGATCCGACCCAGGCGCGAGCGCTGCGGGTGGTGAGCTACGATGAAGATTCCGCCACGCTGAAAGTCTTCAACGTGGACTATAAAAACGGTGCCTGGCGGATTCCGTCGCACCACGACTACCCGGCTGACGCCGAAGACGAACTGGCGGAAACCGCCACTTCCCTGGTAGGAGTAGTTCGCGGTGCCCTGGAAAGTCGGCGAAAAAGCGACCATGAACGTTTTGGCGTCATCGATCCACTGGACGAATCGAACACCAACCTGCAGGGCCGCGGTCAGCGTCTGACACTGTCCAAAGAGGGTGGTGCGCCGCTGGTCGACTTTATTATCGGTAAACAGGTGCCGGAACAACCCAATGAATATTATGTGCGGAAAGTCGACGAAGATTCGGTCTACCGGACTAAGCTCAACGTGGATCTCTCCTCTGATTTCTCGGACTGGATCGAACCGGATCTGCTGAAGGTCGACCGGGATCGACTGGTGGAAATCATCGTAAATAAATACTCGATCGATGAAACCAATCGGCGCCTGGTGGACGAGGAACTTTCGACGCTGAAACGCAAGAACTCCAGCTCTCCCTGGGAACTGGAAGGCCTGAATACCGAGACCGAGAAACTGAACACCGCGGATGTCAACCAGATGATCAACACTCTGGTCGACCTCAAGATTCAGGGAATCCGTCCCAAGCCGGCCGCCATCGCTGCGGAGCTCAAGAAGTCGGGACAGTTGCAGCTGAAAAATGCACTCGATTTTGTCGACCTGCAGAGCAAAGGTTTCATCGTGGCCCAGACAGCTTCGGGCGGTCAGCAGCTGGTATCCAACGAAGGGGAAGTGATCGTAGTCACCAACCAGGGTGTGGTCTACTCGCTCTATTTTGGTGAAATCTTCACTGGCAGCACGCTGGATATCGAAGTCGGTAACGGCAGCAAAGAGAAGAGTGAGAAAGCCCCAGCGCAAGATGCAGAAAAAGCGGATTCGAAAGAGAAGAAAGCTGGCGATAAAGCAGAGGAAGCGGTAGAGAAACCAGGCAAATCGGAAGAAAATGATGCCATGAAGACCAGCCGCTACCTGTTCGTGACGGTGACTTTCGACCCGTCCTTTATCGGCGATCCGCCACAGAAGCCGACCAAACCGGAAAAGCCGGCTGAGACGAAAGAAAAAGCGGACGGCGATAAACCCGCCGATGCGAAAGCGACTGACAAGAAGGATGAGAAAGCCGGCGAGAAGAAACCGGATCCGGAAGTGGAATATGCAGCCGCGATGAAGAAGTATGAGTCGGCTCTCAAAACCTACGAGAAACAGCTGAAGGAGTACGACGAGAAGGTCATCAAGGGCCAGGAACGCGTGCAGGAGCTGAATCAGCGGTTTGCAGACTGGTACTACGTAATTTCCGCCAACAGCTTCGAGAAGCTGCGGATGTCGCGGAAAGCCCTGGTCGAGCCGGCTGACAAACCCGAAGAGGGTGCCGCTAAACCGGGAGCGGGTAATCCCGCTCTGGGAATTCCGGGCCTGAACCTCCCCGGTATGAAGGCCCCGGCTCAACCGGGTGGGAAGCCTGCAGTGCCGAAACCGGCTCCGTCCGCGAAACCGGCTCCGGCGAAATCCGACAGCAAGAGTAAACCGGCGCCCGCCAAAACAGAGGCGAAACCCAAGCCCGCTGCGGAAAAAGCCTCCCCGAAGCAGCCGGAATCTGAGAAAAAGTCTACAGATTCCAAGCCTCCCGAGAAGGCAGCTGGTTCTGAGTAA
- a CDS encoding Gldg family protein, with amino-acid sequence MLRNNVVLAVFKRNVQSYFSGVLGYLFIVVFVVAGAFAAFNQQFFANNQANLDQLSLWYPLLLLFIIPAITMGVWADEKKLGTDELLFTLPASDLEVLLGKFLAVLAVYTIALLFSVTHIFVLSSIGNPDMGLMFTTYFGYWLAGASLLSAGMFASALTSSTTVAFVLGTVICAIPVFIGQVVPSSNLIQSLSLVEQFQDFNTGVLPLASVLYFISLAIMMLYLNRVLITRRHWSSQEQNSMGLQYLVRTVSLAVILISVNAIVSYGSSRIDMTSERVYSLSQTTKDLISKIDDKNPVTIEAFISPEVSREYVPIRKRLIGLLREYDQLGGKRLQVRFVDVEPFSKEEEEARLLDISPQRVQTERGGRAYVETIFMGAVVKSATDEVVIPFFNVGTPIEYELTRSIRTVSKDDRLTVGILNTDASIFGGLDMSMGGNQPPWLIVSELKKQYRVEQVSPDSPISDTDYDVLLAVLPSSLTEPQLKNLVDYVKKGKPTLICDDPLPVFGGGRGIQMAPRMPKPSPGGMMGMRQPPPTPKAYEGRLTPLMNLLEIAWDNGEVVFDYFNPHPEFAEVVRPELIFISPKSGTKSAFSLDSNITSGLQEMLTFFPGSIRPRKDRDLNFEPLLRTGPNSGLLAWGEITSPFFNSVRIVQDPVRVIDEHAHVLAAHITSTPKSKVKDLNVIFVADADLISDELFNIRERQAFGLKIDNVTFLLNCVDQLAGDDSYISLRKRRQKHRTLTLVERETSVFIKERNAEREKANEVAEAKLEEARDRLKEQRERIEKDPSMDSREKQIRLRMAEENESRRLEVDEAKIEREKQQQVEKIKAQTERQIREIENRIRWYAILVPPFPAILLGICFLFFRLKHENQNIAPDRRLK; translated from the coding sequence ATGTTGCGGAACAACGTTGTATTGGCCGTCTTCAAGCGAAACGTACAGAGCTACTTCTCTGGAGTGCTCGGCTATCTGTTTATTGTCGTGTTCGTGGTCGCCGGTGCCTTCGCTGCCTTCAACCAGCAGTTCTTCGCCAACAACCAGGCGAACCTGGATCAGTTGAGCCTGTGGTACCCCCTGCTGCTGCTGTTCATCATCCCGGCAATTACGATGGGTGTCTGGGCCGATGAGAAAAAACTGGGCACGGACGAACTGCTGTTTACCCTACCCGCTTCGGACCTGGAAGTCCTGCTGGGCAAATTCCTGGCGGTACTGGCGGTTTACACGATCGCCCTGCTGTTCTCGGTCACGCATATTTTTGTGCTCTCCAGCATCGGCAACCCGGATATGGGGCTGATGTTCACGACTTATTTTGGATACTGGCTGGCGGGTGCGTCCCTGCTCTCTGCGGGCATGTTCGCTTCCGCGCTGACGAGCAGCACCACGGTCGCGTTTGTGCTGGGAACCGTGATCTGCGCGATCCCGGTCTTCATCGGACAGGTGGTTCCTTCCAGTAATCTGATTCAGAGCCTGAGCCTGGTCGAACAGTTCCAGGATTTCAACACGGGTGTTCTGCCGCTGGCCTCGGTGCTGTACTTCATCTCGCTGGCGATCATGATGCTGTACCTGAACCGGGTGCTCATCACCCGCCGACACTGGAGTTCCCAGGAGCAGAATTCAATGGGTCTGCAGTACCTGGTGCGAACCGTTTCGCTGGCAGTGATTCTGATCAGCGTGAATGCGATTGTCTCCTACGGCAGTAGCCGCATCGATATGACGAGCGAAAGAGTTTACAGTCTGTCACAGACGACGAAAGACCTGATCTCCAAGATCGACGATAAAAACCCCGTTACGATTGAAGCCTTCATCAGCCCGGAAGTCTCGCGGGAATACGTGCCGATCCGCAAACGACTGATCGGTCTGCTGCGGGAATATGACCAGCTGGGCGGCAAACGCCTGCAGGTGCGATTCGTTGACGTTGAGCCGTTCAGCAAGGAAGAAGAGGAAGCCCGCCTGCTGGACATCTCTCCCCAACGGGTTCAGACCGAACGGGGTGGACGGGCTTACGTGGAAACCATCTTCATGGGTGCCGTCGTGAAGAGCGCAACCGATGAAGTGGTGATTCCGTTCTTCAACGTCGGGACACCTATCGAATACGAGCTGACCCGTTCCATCCGCACAGTCTCCAAAGATGATCGTCTGACGGTCGGCATTCTGAATACGGATGCCAGCATTTTTGGTGGTCTGGATATGAGCATGGGCGGCAACCAGCCTCCGTGGCTGATTGTGAGTGAACTCAAGAAACAGTACCGGGTCGAGCAGGTCTCACCCGATTCGCCGATCAGCGACACCGATTACGATGTTCTGCTGGCGGTACTCCCCTCATCATTGACCGAACCCCAGCTCAAAAATCTGGTGGACTACGTCAAGAAAGGGAAACCGACGTTGATCTGTGATGACCCGCTGCCCGTCTTCGGTGGAGGACGCGGCATTCAGATGGCGCCTCGCATGCCCAAACCGAGTCCGGGAGGCATGATGGGAATGCGTCAACCGCCGCCAACTCCTAAGGCTTATGAAGGCCGATTGACGCCCCTGATGAACCTGCTGGAGATCGCCTGGGATAACGGGGAAGTGGTATTTGATTACTTCAATCCGCATCCTGAGTTTGCCGAAGTCGTGCGTCCTGAGCTGATCTTCATCAGCCCCAAGAGTGGAACGAAAAGCGCCTTCAGCCTGGACAGTAACATCACCAGTGGTCTGCAGGAAATGCTGACCTTCTTCCCGGGCAGTATCCGTCCGCGGAAAGACCGGGATCTGAATTTCGAACCGCTGCTGCGTACCGGTCCCAACTCCGGTCTGCTGGCCTGGGGTGAGATCACCAGCCCGTTCTTCAATTCGGTCCGCATCGTGCAGGATCCGGTCCGCGTGATCGACGAACACGCCCACGTCCTGGCGGCCCACATCACTTCGACTCCGAAATCAAAAGTGAAAGACCTGAATGTGATCTTCGTCGCAGATGCCGACCTGATTTCCGATGAGCTGTTTAACATCCGCGAGCGTCAGGCTTTCGGTCTGAAGATCGACAACGTGACCTTCCTGTTGAACTGTGTCGACCAACTGGCCGGGGACGATTCCTATATCTCGCTCCGCAAACGGCGTCAGAAGCATCGCACGCTGACACTGGTCGAACGCGAAACTTCGGTCTTCATCAAAGAGCGAAACGCGGAACGGGAAAAGGCCAACGAGGTCGCTGAAGCCAAACTGGAGGAAGCCCGTGACCGTCTCAAAGAACAACGGGAAAGGATCGAAAAAGATCCTTCCATGGACAGCCGGGAAAAACAGATCCGTTTACGAATGGCTGAAGAAAACGAAAGTCGTCGGCTGGAAGTCGATGAAGCCAAGATCGAACGGGAAAAACAGCAACAGGTCGAAAAGATCAAAGCTCAGACCGAGCGACAGATTCGGGAAATTGAAAATCGGATTCGCTGGTATGCAATTCTGGTGCCCCCCTTCCCGGCGATCCTGTTGGGAATCTGTTTCCTGTTCTTCCGCTTGAAGCACGAGAACCAGAATATTGCTCCGGACCGGAGACTGAAATAA
- a CDS encoding ABC transporter ATP-binding protein, protein MSEQVQQAPAGSATGTASENMIEAIGLSKFYGQFAATRDVTFSVPRGQVAAFLGPNGAGKSTTMKLLTGFLSPSEGQARVGGFDVSTHRIEASQKLGYLPENGPLYEEMTPLGFLKYVGGVRGMSSAELSNRLEFVMEKCDLSTVWKKPIRKLSRGFRQRVGMAQALLHDPDILILDEPTSGLDPNQNQSVRDLIRSLGKTKTILLSTHILQEVKAVCSRVILINQGSVVFDGPVDELGNSQEDMEERFHKLTHA, encoded by the coding sequence ATGTCGGAACAGGTTCAGCAAGCTCCTGCCGGGTCAGCGACGGGCACGGCTTCCGAAAACATGATCGAGGCGATCGGGCTGAGTAAGTTCTATGGCCAGTTCGCTGCAACCCGCGATGTGACATTTTCCGTACCCCGCGGCCAGGTCGCAGCATTCCTGGGACCAAACGGTGCAGGCAAATCGACTACGATGAAACTGCTGACCGGCTTTCTGTCCCCCAGCGAAGGACAGGCCCGCGTCGGCGGGTTTGATGTCAGCACGCACCGGATTGAAGCCAGTCAGAAACTGGGCTATCTACCGGAAAACGGTCCACTCTACGAAGAAATGACGCCGCTGGGCTTCCTGAAATACGTGGGTGGCGTGCGGGGCATGTCGAGTGCCGAGCTCAGTAACCGACTCGAGTTTGTGATGGAAAAGTGCGACTTAAGCACCGTCTGGAAAAAGCCGATTCGCAAACTCTCCCGCGGTTTCCGGCAACGTGTGGGCATGGCCCAGGCCCTGCTGCACGATCCAGACATCCTGATTCTGGATGAACCGACCAGCGGTCTCGACCCCAACCAGAACCAGTCTGTTCGAGACCTGATTCGCAGCCTGGGGAAAACCAAGACCATTCTGCTTTCGACTCATATTCTGCAGGAAGTCAAAGCCGTCTGCAGCCGCGTGATCCTGATTAACCAGGGTTCGGTTGTATTCGATGGCCCTGTCGATGAGCTGGGTAACAGTCAGGAAGACATGGAAGAACGCTTCCACAAACTGACACACGCATAA